In Shewanella sp. MR-4, the genomic stretch ACACAATTTGCTCGAGGTTTTGCGCCGCGCCGCAGAGCATAGAGGCAATCGTAAAGCCCACCACAGCCCACATAAATACCCGTTTACGCCCAAGCCTTGCGGTTAAAAAACCCGTCAGCGGCATAAAAATCGCCGCGGCCACAATATAGGAGGTTAACACCCAAGAGATTTGATCCTGAGTTGCCCCCATGCTGCCCTGCATATGGGGCAAGGCCACGTTGGCAATCGTAGTATCCAGCGCTTGCATAATGGTCGCCAGCATCACCGAAAGCGTGATAAACCCAAGGTGTTGCTCAGACTTAGGTTTAGTATCGGCTTGCAAAGCGTCGCTCGAATTCACGCCCTCAGCTTGGGCATGGTCTTGCCCTGCGATTACTTGCTGACTCACAGACTAAAACCCAACAACTTACGTTGATATTCAGTATCGATATCCACCACGGCGCTTAATCCGGCACGCAGCGGCGCCTCGGGTAACACAGTATCAATGGCAATTCGCACCGGAACGCGCTGGGCGATTTTCACCCAGTTGCCCGTGGCATTTTGCGCGGGGATCAGCGAGAACTCAGCGCCGGTTGCCGGACTTAAACTCTCGACCGTACCTTGCCAGCGATTGTCGGGAAAGGTATCGATATGGATATTGACCTTTTGTCCGGGTTTGACGTGGGTTAAATCGGTTTCGGTGAAGTTAGCCTCAATCCAGAGGGCATGATCGGCCACCAGCGCTAAAGCGATGGCGCCAACATTCACATATTGTCCCAACTTAGGCAGTTGGCTAACGACACCTGATACTGGGGCTTTAATCTCCACGCGGCTTAAATCAAGCTTGGCTTCATTTAATTGGGCTAAAGCTTCTAAATAACTGGGATGTTGTTCAATCGGAAAATCGGGGCTGCCACCTAAGCTTTCGGCAATGCGGTGTAAATCTTTTTGCAGGGTCTGAATATTCTGCCGCGCGATATCGGTATTTTGTCTTGCATCTTCAAGCTGAGATTCGGACACAAAGTGTTTACCGATTAAATTCTCCTGCCGCTTTTGCTCTTTCTCGGCAAAGGTTAACTTGGTTTCAGCTAGGGTAATTTCGGCTTGTTTCTCATGGTAACTCGCCTTGAGTACCGCTAAATCGGTTTTGACCTGTGCCAGTTTGGCGCTTGCCTTATCGACCATCACCTTAAACATGGCATCGTCGAGGCGAAACAACACTTGCCCCTTTTCAACCCGTTGGTTTTCCACCACATACAAGCTGTCCACATTCCCGGCCACTTGAGCACTCACGGGGACTTTATCCGCCTTCACGTAGGCGTTATCGGTTTCCATGTAGCGGCCGCCATGCAGATAAACCGCACCTATGGTCAAAACAGATAACAGAGGAACCACAATCAGTAACACGCTGCGTTTTTTACGCATATTACCTTGAGGGGCTTGAGGGTTTGCGTCACTCATTACTACAACTCCAACTTCGCGAATTTTTTATAACAGGAAAGACGATCAGCTTTGATTAGACTGAAAAATTTTTATGAATTTGCGACAACAAGCGGACCACCATCTGTGACTCGGCTTCATCGAATCCTTTAAAGGCTTGGGCGTACACTATGGTCACGGCGCGTTCAATTTCGGCCAAATGGGGCGCAGCCGCTTCAGTCAAAAATAACTGAAAAGCGCGTCTGTCCTTGGCATCGGGCCTACGTTCAACCAAACCTGCGTCACACAACACATCAATTAATCTCGCGGCCGTGATAGGTTTAATTTCGAGGCGATCCGCCAGTTCAATCTGTTTAAGACCTTCGTTGCGCTCGATATGTAATAAGGCTCTCGCCTGAGACAGTGTCAGCGAGCAGTCTGCCGTGGGCCTGTAGGTTTCTTGGAATACGCGGCGCATCATGCGGGTAATATCACTTAAGAGTGCGCCTAGGGTATTTGATGCCATTTTAATAAGTCATCCACATAGTAAGCATTGCTTATTATATGGATGATAAAAGATGTAAAGCAATTTCCAACTTGAGCAACATAGGTAACAAAATGCAAAAGCGGCAGGTAAATTGCGATAACCCATTGATCATGTTTAACATTAAACATTTTTAATTAAAGGTATACGATGCAAAAAAGCTCAGGCAAGTCACGTAAGACGAAACAAATTAACCACTCTGCTTAAGCATTTATCCCCTAGGGTAGCTAGTCAAACTTTGTAACATCTGCCGCAGAAAGACTCTACCGACATAATTAGCCACGAACACAGTTACGGCCATCGGATTTGGCCTCATACAAGGCTTTATCCGCTCGGCTGAATAAGGTTTCGGCATCGTCCCCTTTTTGTAATGAGGCTTAGCCGATAGACACTGTAATCGCGCCTAGGGAGAGTTTTTTATCTTTGCCTATGGCTAAACGCCGCTCTGAGATACGCTCCCTTAAGGTTTCGGCCACTTGGAGCGCATCGTGGAAATGAGTGTTAGGCAACACCACCACAAATTCTTCACCGCCATAGCGGGCGACAAAGTCATCCCCCCGCACACATTGTTTGAGGGCGAGCGCAACATAGGCTAACACCTTATCCCCCACTTGATGGCCATAGGTGTCGTTAAACAATTTAAAGCGGTCAATATCGATGAGTAACAGGCTACAACGGGTTTGCTGCTCCTCCGCGCGGTGAATATGATCTTGAATGGCAATCTCGTAGGCGCGGCGGTTATGCAGAGAGGTCAATTGATCTGTCATGGCCGCTAAACTTAGGTTCTCCATCTCGGATTTTAAGTTCTGCACCTCTTGCCCCATGGCCGTTAAGCTTTGCTCCATGTTCTGGTTGTTGATTAAGAGATTTTGCATTTCATCTATCACCCCACCCACT encodes the following:
- a CDS encoding HlyD family secretion protein, with protein sequence MSDANPQAPQGNMRKKRSVLLIVVPLLSVLTIGAVYLHGGRYMETDNAYVKADKVPVSAQVAGNVDSLYVVENQRVEKGQVLFRLDDAMFKVMVDKASAKLAQVKTDLAVLKASYHEKQAEITLAETKLTFAEKEQKRQENLIGKHFVSESQLEDARQNTDIARQNIQTLQKDLHRIAESLGGSPDFPIEQHPSYLEALAQLNEAKLDLSRVEIKAPVSGVVSQLPKLGQYVNVGAIALALVADHALWIEANFTETDLTHVKPGQKVNIHIDTFPDNRWQGTVESLSPATGAEFSLIPAQNATGNWVKIAQRVPVRIAIDTVLPEAPLRAGLSAVVDIDTEYQRKLLGFSL
- a CDS encoding MarR family winged helix-turn-helix transcriptional regulator; this translates as MASNTLGALLSDITRMMRRVFQETYRPTADCSLTLSQARALLHIERNEGLKQIELADRLEIKPITAARLIDVLCDAGLVERRPDAKDRRAFQLFLTEAAAPHLAEIERAVTIVYAQAFKGFDEAESQMVVRLLSQIHKNFSV